A genomic stretch from Scheffersomyces stipitis CBS 6054 chromosome 6, complete sequence includes:
- a CDS encoding predicted protein encodes RTKDVKLFNGRTITLIPKVNVAPEEDTTSSSTSIIDMNKLFSRAELKLKVRENERKIRLESANTTKEISGMWTDKYRPRSFVQLCSAGNDRQYRLILHWLKKWSSVVYREDSTRNDGVDSLGRPHRKILLVHGPTGIGKTTAVHLLAKQLGYAVQELNASNSMDTLPQADSSEGRWGNVNAALKLKIKNALTSNAITSNGKPSCLVIDEIDSAINSGDIVKVLNDLVASDQRSSRSKERDDSEKKKKNKAKNFVLNRPIICIANDIYNTSSTRMGGSPMEKLRPLCEMVAFKKPVIAKTGRRGGNSLHSVKDHLQMITEKENWGYSSQDITEIVEVCDGDIRACLNHMQFNGAKERGFSNNFSMSSDLLLDKQVSWFTMVDLLFKRDAKLRKEENFLALLDSFMNGTCKSVVSSSNSFDKVVKGCFHRYLDTVHLQDDSLSKPSEFSDWLSYYDQFSNSGGYGLDLHQYSGLVGLKAWSLFSEISPKKLQNPFVDKKLDYETFETGRQNSSLIKRLIDKTPISAKLALGVDEEIYSCFFIPLLAKILSPDISAKAKSKMVEFEKNTVEKVATIIKEFEIRMENERDLETGQVLLQYYPNWDGIVHYDNKFCPVPFVSAVKQNQLKRNLLFPLVTAELERLQMIQRAPKRILEVEKKSEVDEKRRKVKMGNSVDFFKARYDGLNSQLVDMSKPDNEFHMARIWVKYHEGFSSAVRKNIGWEDIWMP; translated from the exons agaaccaaagatGTCAAGCTATTTAATGGTAGAACAATCACTTTAATACCAAAGGTCAATGTtgctccagaagaagatactacatcttcttcgacttcAATCATCGATATGAACAAACTTTTCAGTAGAGCCGAGTTGAAATTAAAAGTGAGAGAAAATGAACGGAAAATACGACTAGA ATCTGCAAATACTACGAAAGAAATAAGTGGAATGTGGACCGATAAGTATAGACCTCGTTcatttgttcaattgtGTTCCGCAGGCAATGATAGACAGTATCGTCTTATATTACATTGGTTAAAAAAGTGGTCTTCTGTTGTTTATAGAGAAGATCTGACGAGAAATGATGGTGTTGATTCGTTGGGTAGACCTCATAGAAAAATCCTCTTAGTTCATGGTCCTACTGGTATTGGCAAAACAACGGCTGTACATCTTTTAGCCAAACAATTAGGTTACGCTGTGCAAGAACTCAACGCATCCAATAGTATGGACACTCTTCCACAGGCTGATTCCAGTGAAGGAAGATGGGGAAACGTCAACGCTGCTTTAAAACTAAAGATCAAGAATGCATTGACTTCTAATGCAATCACATCCAATGGCAAACCATCATGTTTGGTgattgatgaaattgattctGCTATTAACAGTGGTGATATCGTCAAAGTTCTCAACGACTTAGTTGCATCTGATCAACGTAGTTCAAGatccaaagaaagagatgatagcgaaaagaagaagaagaacaaggcAAAGAATTTCGTCTTGAACAGGCCAATTATTTGCATTGCCAATGATATATACAACACATCTTCAACCAGGATGGGAGGTTCAccaatggagaagttgagaCCATTGTGTGAGATGGTGGCATTCAAGAAGCCCGTGATAGCCAAAACTGGCCGTAGAGGTGGAAATTCTTTACATTCTGTTAAAGACCATCTTCAAATGATCACCGAAAAGGAGAATTGGGGCTACAGTTCCCAAGACATTACCGAAATCGTAGAAGTTTGTGATGGGGATATCAGAGCTTGTCTTAACCATATGCAATTTAATGGTGCCAAAGAAAGGGGCTTCTCTAACAATTTCAGCATGTCATCTGATCTACTCTTAGACAAGCAAGTGTCGTGGTTTACTATGGTAGATCTTTTATTCAAGAGAGACGCGAAGCTtagaaaggaagaaaacttCCTTGCACTCTTGGATTCCTTCATGAACGGTACATGCAAGTCGGTAGTCAGCAGTTCCAATTCGTTTGACAAAGTGGTTAAAGGATGTTTCCACAGGTACTTAGATActgttcatcttcaagatgattCTCTCCTGAAACCATCTGAATTCAGCGATTGGTTAAGTTACTATGatcaattttcaaataGCGGGGGTTATGGTCTCGATCTCCATCAATATAGTGGACTCGTAGGATTGAAAGCTTGGTCATTGTTCAGTGAAATTAGCCCGAAGAAGCTTCAAAATCCTTTTGTAGATAAAAAATTGGACTATGAAACATTTGAAACAGGGAGACAAAACAGTTCCCTTATCAAACGACTTATTGACAAGACGCCAATTTCTGCAAAATTAGCTCTAGGCGTAGATGAGGAAATATATTCATGTTTCTTCATTCCTTTACTAGCAAAAATATTGTCGCCAGATATTTCAGCCAAAGCAAAGTCAAAAATGGTGGAGTTCGAAAAGAATACAGTCGAGAAGGTTGCAACAATAATAAAGGAATTTGAAATCCGAATGGAAAACGAGAGAGACCTTGAAACTGGCCAAGTTCTACTACAATACTACCCGAACTGGGATGGGATAGTTCATTATGACAATAAGTTTTGTCCGGTTCCGTTCGTTTCTGCAGTGAAGCAGAACCAGTTAAAGAGAAACTTGCTTTTCCCACTTGTAACAGCAGAGTTGGAGAGACTACAAATGATTCAGAGAGCTCCAAAAAGAATCttggaagtagaaaagaagctggAGGTTGACGAAAAGAGGAGAAAAGTTAAAATGGGCAATAGTgtagacttcttcaaagccaGATATGACGGGTTGAACTCTCAATTAGTTGACATGTCCAAACCAGATAATGAGTTCCATATGGCCAGAATATGGGTCAAGTACCACGAAGGATTCTCAAGTGCTGTCCGCAAGAATATCGGCTGGGAAGATATTTGGATGCCTTAG
- a CDS encoding predicted protein (go_component nucleus~go_function transcription factor activity~go_process transcription initiation) codes for EMDEEFNDGTIEQSTETTSPADNKTADSASANTNTKKKTNATTTSSTVTAAMLIPDLPELTRKDISLKKVLNLMDGDFAPIIPDAVTDYYLAKNGFETTDVKIKRLLALATQKFVSDIAQDAFEYSRIRNSSAVYNSANPQVRAKQLLQGQQFANQQSLTGAGGNNAGVEGAGDQQQPSHSSSSNAGNQQGKIVLTMEDLSSALSEYGMNTSRPDFYR; via the coding sequence gaaatggatgaagaattcaatgATGGCACCATAGAGCAATCTACAGAAACAACGAGCCCAGCAGATAACAAAACAGCTGACTCTGCTTCAGCAAACACTAAtacaaaaaagaaaaccaatGCTACTaccacttcttcaactgtCACTGCTGCCATGTTAATACCTGATCTACCAGAGTTAACCAGAAAAGATAtttcattgaagaaagtgttgaacttgatggaCGGCGACTTTGCTCCCATTATACCAGACGCGGTGACAGACTACTACTTGGCCAAAAACGGGTTTGAGACCACAGAcgtcaagatcaagagaTTGCTTGCGTTGGCTACGCAGAAATTCGTCAGTGATATAGCACAGGATGCCTTCGAATACTCGAGAATCAGAAACTCATCTGCTGTCTACAACTCAGCCAACCCACAAGTAAGAGCTAAACAATTGCTTCAGGGTCAACAGTTTGCCAACCAACAGCTGTTAACGGGTGCTGGTGGAAATAATGCGGGTGTCGAAGGCGCCGGTGATCAACAGCAACCATCACATTCGTCTTCCAGTAATGCCGGAAATCAACAAGGCAAGATCGTTCTAACCATGGAAGACTTGTCCAGTGCATTGAGCGAATATGGCATGAACACCTCGAGACCAGACTTCTACCGTTGA
- a CDS encoding predicted protein, whose amino-acid sequence MKRSSSASIESSSLYTASNSNKSSKRLKLENEIFSKSIKDIEKMFTIDNFKNENNFVNNQAVNQGSIASTTLTSVNSHHHHIKTKQPTPVVVAKHDCNYSYVDSDVHQYLTSQHGASNHQHLKYDCINLSFLASASPSVAAHPKYANINDSCYFSKASCFEHKGNTQGAIPILPSQSKMVQQPTKSMMDMSIDDVVDDELDDAFDTKLHFITFNKNNLERDLNLIDQLILLN is encoded by the coding sequence ATGAAGCGCTCTCTGTCTGCTTCGATAGAATCGTCGTCCTTGTACAcagcttccaattccaacaagtcaTCGAAGAGACTCAAGCtagaaaatgaaattttttccaaatcaataAAAGACATAGAGAAAATGTTCACCATCGATAATTTCAAAAACGAAAACAATTTTGTTAACAACCAAGCAGTCAACCAGGGCAGCATTGCATCTACCACTCTCACATCGGTTAACTCCCACCACCATCATATAAAGACGAAACAGCCGACTCCTGTAGTTGTAGCAAAACACGATTGCAATTATTCCTACGTAGACAGTGACGTTCATCAATACCTCACCAGCCAACATGGAGCCAGCAACCACCAGCACTTGAAGTACGATTGCATAAATTTATCATTTTTAGCATCGGCCTCTCCGTCGGTAGCTGCCCATCCCAAGTACGCAAACATTAACGACTCGTGTTACTTCTCCAAGGCATCATGCTTTGAGCACAAGGGAAATACCCAGGGAGCAATTCCCATCTTGCCTTCGCAATCGAAGATGGTTCAACAGCCTACAAAAAGTATGATGGACATGTCCATAGACGATGTGGTCGACGACGAACTCGACGACGCATTCGACACCAAATTGCACTTCAtcaccttcaacaagaacaacttggagcgtgacttgaacttgataGATCAATTAATACTATTGAACTAG
- the ERG27 gene encoding 3-keto-steroid reductase, with protein MSLIKEGQVAVITGTSSNLGLNIAYRLVEQTDPKTNLTLVVTSRTLPKVKDIITTIKDYVVEHFPERVSKIEFDYLLVDFVDMVSILSAYYELNKRYRHIDYLFVNAAQGVYGGIDWIGATKEILTDPIEGVTHPTYKIQKVGVKSSDGMGLVFQANVFGPYYFIHRIKHLLQNGGRIVWISSIMSKPKYLSFNDLQLIKSPESYEGSKRLVDLLHFGTYKTLAKDYNIQQSLVHPGIFTSFSFFQYLNFFTYYSMLVLFYIARWSGSPYHNISGYIAANAPVKCAVGKEKQDVKVESCSTRYGQEYIRYQEIDSTGSEDVVAYLDKLVQEWDVKLKDQITSTRLP; from the coding sequence ATGTCACTTATTAAAGAGGGTCAAGTTGCCGTGATAACCGGGACGTCATCGAACCTTGGTTTGAACATCGCGTACCGATTGGTAGAGCAAACAGATCCCAAGACCAATTTGACATTAGTAGTCACCTCAAGAACACTTCCCAAAGTTAAAGACATCATCACAACTATCAAAGACTATGTGGTAGAACACTTTCCAGAAAGAGTTTcgaaaattgaatttgacTATTTGTTGGTGGACTTCGTAGACATGGTTTCTATATTATCTGCCTACTATGAGTTAAACAAGAGGTATCGTCACATTGACTACTTGTTTGTAAATGCTGCACAGGGAGTCTACGGTGGTATTGACTGGATTGGTGCTACCAAGGAGATTCTCACCGATCCGATCGAAGGTGTGACCCATCCAACGTACAAAATCCAAAAGGTTGGTGTCAAGTCTAGTGATGGTATGGGATTGGTTTTCCAAGCTAACGTGTTTGGACCTTACTATTTTATCCATAGAATCAAACACTTGTTGCAAAATGGCGGACGTATAGTATGGATATCTTCCATTATGTCTAAGCCAAAATATTTATCGTTCAACGATCTCcaattgatcaagtctcCTGAATCGTACGAGGGCTCCAAGAGATTGGTGGATTTATTGCACTTTGGTACATACAAAACATTGGCGAAAGACTATAACATTCAACAACTGCTTGTCCATCCAGGTATATTCACCAGTTTTTCGTTTTTCCAATACttgaatttcttcaccTATTATTCAATGTTGGTGTTGTTCTATATTGCAAGATGGTCTGGATCTCCTTACCATAACATATCAGGTTATATAGCCGCCAATGCTCCTGTCAAGTGTGCCGTTGGAAAGGAAAAGCAAGATGTTAAAGTAGAATCTTGCAGTACAAGATACGGTCAAGAATACATTCGCTACCAGGAAATAGACTCAACTGGTTCCGAGGATGTGGTTGCTTACCTCGACAAACTTGTACAAGAATGGGACGTTAAGTTAAAGGACCAGATAACGAGTACTAGACTTCCTTGA
- a CDS encoding predicted protein, with product MIQRSQNPNDSPTFSNSLSLRVDGAIGAMSLSPNGRDAVLAGRRGLFIIDLDDPFTTPRWLHHITSWEVADVQWSPHHFSKPSWCISTSNQKALLWDLARPSNNSILNVLHHHARAITDINFHPSDPEILATCSIDTFILSWDMRTPRKPVQKWAEWRAGATQVKWNHENPYEIASSHDNCFYVWDSRKGALPIIKVNKAHNGKINGLDFSNGASNIITCSNDNTVKFWNLNSNEARETIKDFDYFAVDDNDAPVLRPSVVIETDFPVARARALPFGKDKACGIMPLRAGGDAIQIVNYDEEYKEALKTDETQISSINPVYTFKGHNGAMKDFLWRTKHQNYEGFESKNKWKEFQLVTWSSQDYDLKLWPADEELYKKVNYNPSYQKFLDAFNPEASDSDESTRPLSPSIGEGENVYNYETYCLEPPVTIVDLKRRNNGDVLSSLTLYEIVEKHKQNGHDVLKLNHLDWISGVRMGRAGHAAGRKDSSMEVDDGPSNLGEEVSIVGHKFPKARFEKISVSTGEIVLSLRGPVPISNIPDAEKDNENNDEINSSIVNDKDSTTKDVERSMQPTSVVSSDANNPISISSVSEDSPEQQLVFIRIQIKFPKNYPFLDDIDLDETVTTKKLTRLQKHNLVKFEIEGTHELTTEIKREMLKNLNEIAHFYTNKYNKFCLEPCLRYLLGDKIELNDELMMETGGDKNENLDGEGYIQEVGNEGWADDLINQQPGGDMGYDSSGEDDEVYADLIPAVNDDMINSTQSLKPDSTQAKDGKTDEFNNASAGTTFFDSTPVPKGCGAIWSPTGQLVCFFIPKENEEEENNSLQKFNIFKFTDGGFSINTHNSHHHGHHHHKISGDFDTEVSDEGSYSSDSESRVANSDDPDSDSDTSSSGDSFANDWDEILQDDAPSRSRIPGLFKTSVGLGNRYIGNRDKSINRFTSHGGTTSNYKSSVPGESRKKRSRNSKKSKNIVGIFDFRHLLPDKYELACEYRVLGDSPENLARYNSEVALKYCLKDISDVWRILEMILVKEVRMSNLDSGYPSQMDPISQRQAKAMNQFLLNSEFMKKNPNKHTSFYWGTHPFGYSWLIDEIFKYFEIRGNIQMLSMMSCILYENPSNLRKNSSDLFNIPIHTPYQALPPPPSLIAMKKFNESNSQEIFSQSHELSYSFHNSPSADGRAELTHRNSNISVFRRDQGSTSGNIYAKSLTSSMDAASIKDDSPERFSYFKNNIQPSFNSFTLSNEFSSELVNSNRFNSPKQRIAKAKTIGQLSESRRIKPVQPTSKRQTTKATGKNKLRPPPVVTIQNTENLDLFSDDYTPSLLHGQDQEKIKLYREQYADMLYVWGLPVNRIKILKFNYPDIDKKLEMGYVSPFDVHKCSIGLRNKTRQNPNQEFHNFVSSITTAKSNAWNTSKRNPLKHCNLCGLIVSKSLVVCTNCEHVLHSSCAAEWWSTNENTECPSGCGCNCLQHTI from the exons ATGATACAACGACTGCAAAACCCCAATGACTCTCCTACGTTCAGCAATTCTCTCCTGTTGCGAGTAGATGGTGCAATTGGTGCAATGTCTCTTTCTCCTAATGGAAGAGACGCTGTTTTGGCAGGTAGACGAGGTCTCTTCATTATAGACCTCGATGATCCTTTTACAACTCCTAGATGGCTCCATCACATCACTTCCTGGGAAGTGGCAGATGTCCAGTGGTCTCCACATCATTTTTCTAAGCCATCTTGGTGCATATCTACTTCGAACCAAAAGGCATTACTTTGGGATTTGGCTAGACCgtccaacaattccattCTAAATGTTCTCCACCATCATGCCAGAGCTATTACTGACATCAACTTCCATCCTTCAGACCCTGAGATTTTGGCTACTTGTTCAATCGACACTTTCATCCTAAGCTGGGATATGCGGACTCCTCGTAAACCAGTCCAGAAATGGGCTGAATGGAGAGCTGGAGCTACGCAAGTCAAATGGAACCACGAGAATCCATACGAAATTGCGTCTAGTCACGACAATTGCTTCTATGTGTGGGATTCACGGAAAGGGGCATTGCCTATCATAAAGGTTAACAAAGCCCACAATGGTAAGATCAATGGATTGGACTTCAGCAATGGGGCTTCCAACATCATTACTTGTTCTAACGACAACACAGTTAAATTCTGGAATTTGAACAGCAATGAAGCACGAGAGACTATCAAAGATTTCGACTACTTTGCTGTTGACGATAATGATGCCCCAGTTTTGAGACCTAGCGTAGTAATAGAAACGGACTTTCCCGTGGCTAGAGCTAGAGCTTTGCCATTTGGAAAGGATAAAGCTTGTGGTATAATGCCTCTAAGAGCAGGTGGTGATGCCATTCAGATTGTCAACTATGACGAAGAATATAAAGAAGCCTTGAAGACTGATGAAACACAGATATCGTCAATTAATCCAGTATACACTTTCAAGGGCCACAATGGAGCAATGAAAGACTTTCTATGGAGGACCAAGCACCAGAATTATGAAGGTTTTGAGTCAAAGAACAAATGGAAAGAATTCCAGTTGGTCACATGGTCGTCGCAAGACTATGATTTGAAATTATGGCCAGCCGACGAGGAGTTGTACAAAAAGGTTAATTACAATCCGTCCTACCAGAAGTTCCTTGATGCGTTTAACCCTGAAGCTCTGGATTCAGATGAAAGTACCCGCCCTCTTTCACCATCTATCGGAGAAGGTGAAAATGTATACAATTACGAGACGTATTGTTTAGAACCACCAGTTACTATAGTTGATTTGAAACGAAGAAACAATGGCGATGTGCTTTCTTCGCTTACATTATATGAGATAGTTGAGAAGCATAAACAAAATGGCCATGACGTTTTAAAATTGAACCATCTTGATTGGATCTCCGGTGTTCGTATGGGCCGTGCTGGACACGCCGCGGGCAGAAAGGACAGTTCCATGGAAGTGGATGATGGTCCTTCcaatcttggagaagaagtaaGTATTGTTGGCCACAAGTTCCCTAAGGcaagatttgaaaagatttcGGTATCGACAGGAGAGATTGTCTTGAGTTTACGTGGACCCGTTCCAATATCGAATATTCCGGATGCTGAGAAGGATAACGAGAATAATGACGAGATTAACAGTAGTATTGTGAATGATAAGGACTCAACAACCAAAGATGTTGAGAGATCAATGCAACCAACAAGTGTAGTTAGTTCTGATGCA AATAACCCTATCTCTATTTCGTCGGTTAGCGAAGATTCACCTGAACAACAGTTGGTTTTTATCAGAATTCAAATTAAATTTCCAAAGAACTACCCATTCTTGGATGATATTGACTTGGACGAAACTGTTACCACAAAGAAGCTCACGAGACTACAAAAGCACAACCTAGTTAAATtcgaaattgaaggaacaCACGAGCTTACAACCGAAATAAAACGTgagatgttgaagaacttgaacgaaATAGCCCATTTTTATACAAACAAGTATAACAAGTTTTGTCTTGAGCCATGTTTGAGATATCTACTTGGTGAcaaaattgaattgaatgaCGAATTAATGATGGAGACTGGTGGCGACAAGAACGAGAATTTGGATGGTGAAGGCTAtatccaagaagttggaaacgAGGGATGGGCCGACGATTTAATAAACCAACAACCTGGTGGCGATATGGGATACGATTCATCTGGTGAAGATGACGAGGTGTATGCGGACTTGATACCAGCAGTGAATGATGATATGATTAACAGTACCCAGTCATTGAAACCTGATTCAACACAGGCAAAGGATGGAAAGACTGACGAATTTAACAATGCGTCGGCAGGAACAACATTCTTTGATTCTACTCCAGTTCCAAAGGGGTGTGGAGCAATATGGTCCCCAACAGGTCAGTTGGTATGTTTTTTCATACCAaaggaaaatgaagaagaggaaaacAACTCCCTACAAAAgttcaacattttcaaattcacaGACGGCGGTTTCAGTATAAATACTCACAACAGCCACCACCATGGTCACCATCACCATAAGATATCTGGAGACTTTGATACAGAGGTTTCAGATGAAGGCAGTTATAGCAGTGATTCTGAATCACGAGTTGCGAACTCCGATGATCCCGATTCCGATTCAgacacttcttcttcaggGGATAGCTTTGCAAATGACTGGGACGAAATACTTCAGGATGATGCTCCGTCAAGATCACGTATTCCTGGACTTTTCAAGACATCTGTTGGTTTAGGAAACAGATACATTGGGAACAGAGATAAGTCGATTAATAGATTCACTAGTCATGGTGGTACAACTTCCAACTATAAGTCTTCAGTTCCTGGAGAAAGCAGAAAAAAGAGAAGTAGGAATTCGAAAAAAAGTAAGAACATCGTTGGAATATTTGATTTTAGACATTTGCTACCTGACAAGTACGAACTAGCTTGCGAATACAGAGTACTTGGGGATTCACCGGAGAATCTTGCTAGATATAACAGTGAAGTAGCCTTGAAGTATTGCTTGAAGGATATCAGCGATGTTTGgagaattcttgaaatgaTATTGGTCAAGGAAGTCAGAATGTCAAACCTAGATTCTGGTTATCCATCTCAGATGGACCCGATTTCACAGCGGCAAGCGAAAGCAATGAATCAATTCTTATTGAACTCAGAAttcatgaagaagaatccaaaTAAGCACACAAGTTTCTATTGGGGTACTCACCCATTTGGATATTCCTGGTTAATAGACGAGATCTTTAAGTATTTTGAGATCAGAGGAAACATCCAGATGCTATCTATGATGTCTTGTATTTTGTACGAGAATCCAAGCAATCTCAGAAAGAACTCTAGCGACCTATTCAATATACCGATCCATACTCCGTATCAAGCTTTACCTCCACCACCTTCATTAATTGCTATGAAGAAATTTAATGAAAGCAATCTGCAAGAGATATTCAGCCAATCCCACGAACTCAGCTATTCATTCCACAATTCTCCAAGTGCTGATGGAAGAGCGGAATTAACCCACAGAAATTCGAACATATCGGTCTTCAGAAGAGACCAGGGGCTGACTAGTGGCAATATATATGCCAAGTCATTAACATCATCTATGGATGCAGCAAGTATCAAAGACGACTCCCCTGAGAGATTTTCgtacttcaagaataatATCCAGCCAAGTTTTAATTCGTTCACTCTACTGAATGAATTCAGCTCAGAGTTGGTGAATTCGAATAGATTCAATAGTCCCAAGCAAAGAATTGCAAAGGCTAAGACCATTGGCCAACTTTCGGAAAGTAGAAGAATAAAACCTGTCCAGCCTACATCCAAGCGACAAACAACAAAAGCAACAGGAAAGAATAAACTTCGACCACCACCAGTGGTTACAATCCAGAATACGGAAAACCTTGATCTCTTTAGTGACGACTACACTCCGTCTTTATTGCATGGACAGGACCAAGAGAAAATCAAACTATACAGAGAGCAGTATGCTGATATGCTTTACGTCTGGGGTTTGCCTGTCAATAGaatcaaaatcttgaaatttaATTATCCAGACATagacaagaaattggaaatgGGGTATGTTTCGCCTTTTGATGTTCACAAATGTCTGATAGGGTTGAGAAACAAGACTAGACAAAACCCTAACCAAGAGTTTCAcaattttgtttcttcgATAACCACAGCCAAATCAAATGCATGGAATACTTCTAAGAGAAATCCATTGAAACATTGCAATTTATGCGGTCTAATTGTGTCGAAATCATTGGTAGTCTGTACAAACTGTGAACATGTATTGCACAGTAGTTGTGCAGCTGAATGGTGGTCCACCAATGAAAACACGGAATGTCCTAGTGGTTGTGGTTGTAACTGTTTGCAACACACGATCTAA
- the SRP54 gene encoding Signal recognition particle 54 kDa protein (go_component signal recognition particle (sensu Eukaryota)~go_function RNA binding; GTP binding~go_process SRP-dependent cotranslational protein-membrane targeting; protein targeting) → MVLADLGSRLRGALSSVESASDEEINQMIKDVCTALLESDVNIKLVVKLRDNIKQKVKTDVTSEESAINKRKKLQKIIYDELVGLVDSHEEPPKPKKLSTSTKVINGKKKKVAKTNSHIIMFVGLQGAGKTTSCTKLAVYYKKRGFKVGLVCADTFRAGAFDQLKQNAIKASIPYYGSYLEQDPVKIAYEGVTKFRSEKFDIIIVDTSGRHRQEHQLFQEMVQIGEMIQPTQTIMVMDGSIGQAAESQAKAFKESSNFGSIILTKMDGHAKGGGAISAVAATKTPIVFIGTGEHIGDLEIFKPTTFISKLLGIGDIQSLIEHVQGLNLQNDENHKQTMENIKEGKFTLKDFQNQMNNFLKMGPLTNIASMIPGLSNIMSQVGEEETSKKIKNMVYIMDSMTTEELESDGRIFVDQPSRILRVAKGSGCAAVEIEMVLQQHRLMSTMAKSAAAAGAGGSGQPGANPMAGNPQMARMMQQAQSNPNFMQQAMSMLGGGGAGGAGGAGGMPNMANMMNNPQMMQQAQQMMRQNPQLMQQAQQMMQNPGMMQKLMSQFGGGFGGM, encoded by the coding sequence ATGGTGTTAGCTGATTTGGGCTCTCGTTTGAGAGGAGCTCTTTCCTCGGTTGAGTCTGCATCCGACGAGGAGATCAACCAGATGATCAAAGATGTTTGTACTGCACTTCTTGAATCGGATGTGAATATCAAGTTGGTTGTCAAATTGAGAGACAACATTAAGCAGAAGGTCAAGACTGACGTAACTTCGGAAGAATCTGCCATCAACAAGCGTaagaagttgcagaagatCATCTACGATGAGTTAGTTGGTCTTGTAGATTCTCACGAAGAACCTCCCAAGCCCAAGAAGCTTCTGACTTCCACCAAAGTCATCAAtggtaagaagaagaaggtggCAAAGACGAACTCCCATATCATCATGTTTGTTGGTTTACAGGGTGCAGGTAAGACTACCTCGTGTACGAAGTTGGCTGTCTACTACAAGAAAAGAGGCTTCAAGGTAGGTTTGGTGTGTGCTGATACTTTCAGAGCTGGTGCCTTTGACCAATTGAAGCAGAATGCTATCAAGGCTTCTATCCCCTACTATGGTTCATATTTGGAACAGGATCCTGTTAAGATTGCATACGAAGGTGTAACGAAGTTCagatctgaaaaatttgataTCATCATTGTAGACACTTCAGGTAGACATAGACAGGAACACCAGTTGTTCCAAGAAATGGTACAGATAGGTGAGATGATTCAGCCAACACAGACCATCATGGTTATGGATGGTTCTATCGGTCAAGCAGCCGAATCCCAGGCCAAAGCATTCAAGGAAAGTTCCAACTTTGGTTCTATCATATTGACCAAGATGGACGGTCACGCCAAGGGTGGTGGTGCTATCTCAGCTGTTGCTGCTACCAAGACACCTATTGTCTTCATTGGTACAGGTGAGCATATCGGagacttggaaatcttCAAGCCTACGACCTTCAtctccaagttgttgggCATTGGCGATATTCAATCCTTGATTGAACATGTGCAGGGTCTTAACTTACAGAATGATGAAAATCACAAGCAAACGATGGAAAACATCAAGGAAGGTAAGTTTACACTTAAGGACttccaaaatcaaatgaataattttttgaaaatggGTCCTTTGACAAATATTGCGTCCATGATTCCAGGATTGTCCAACATCATGTCGCAAGTcggagaagaagagacatcgaagaagatcaagaatatGGTCTACATTATGGACTCTATGActactgaagaattggaaagtGATGGACGTATATTTGTTGATCAGCCTTCGAGAATCTTGCGAGTAGCTAAGGGTTCTGGATGCGCAGCTGTAGAGATAGAAATGGTGTTGCAACAACATCGTCTTATGTCTACTATGGCCAAGAGCGccgctgctgctggtgctggtgGCAGTGGCCAACCTGGTGCCAACCCTATGGCAGGTAACCCACAGATGGCTAGAATGATGCAGCAGGCACAAAGTAATCCAAATTTTATGCAGCAAGCCATGAGCATGTTGGGTGGAGGTGGAGCAGGTGGAGCAGGTGGAGCAGGTGGAATGCCCAACATGGCCAACATGATGAATAATCCGCAAATGATGCAGCAAGCACAGCAAATGATGAGACAAAACCCACAATTGATGCAACAAGCTCAACAGATGATGCAAAACCCTGGCATGAtgcagaagttgatgagtCAGTTCGGTGGTGGCTTTGGAGGTATGTAA